From the genome of Scytonema hofmannii PCC 7110, one region includes:
- a CDS encoding glycosyltransferase yields the protein MGKLSFLFLGANSPWAYGLAEALSQQYSTHAVHFYDWQTYYRLRPNWSSRTPPPLLKRSIKTLPTGYAGRLEKLFRIYLQQLVKSWYQQLKQISGQSPWIVASEPHFAPWVRKVPSERLIYYNFDDYALYRPNRKHQILAQEKELIERAAITLCSSHSQQMALQKHHPYASDRIHHYPHGTVETYLNNQLENPPEAMTVGYVGNLGDRLDWHLIYDVIKACPEVTFVFVGGIDVSAEEMSADWHTALKAVLKMPNVRYVGKVPSDQVAQYYSSFAINWIPYVVQHSFNQAACPTKIMDGIASGRPILSTDIPECRLYPEWITIVHNVENAVTYIRKQLAFSQQPEAYEKSLHQLRFAQQNTWQVRAQALENLLRQL from the coding sequence ATGGGAAAACTAAGTTTTCTATTTTTGGGTGCAAACAGTCCTTGGGCTTATGGTCTAGCAGAAGCTCTATCTCAACAATACTCTACCCACGCTGTACATTTTTATGATTGGCAAACTTACTATCGGCTCCGCCCCAATTGGTCTAGTCGCACTCCTCCACCCTTGCTCAAACGGTCAATTAAAACACTACCCACGGGCTACGCAGGACGATTAGAGAAGCTATTTAGAATCTACTTACAACAACTCGTTAAAAGCTGGTACCAACAACTGAAACAAATTTCAGGACAAAGCCCTTGGATCGTAGCTTCTGAACCGCACTTTGCCCCTTGGGTTCGCAAGGTTCCTTCAGAGCGGTTAATATACTACAATTTTGATGATTATGCTCTGTATCGACCTAACCGCAAGCACCAAATCTTAGCACAAGAAAAAGAATTAATAGAACGTGCTGCGATTACGCTCTGCTCTTCCCACTCCCAACAAATGGCGCTTCAAAAACATCATCCTTATGCAAGCGATCGCATACACCATTACCCACATGGAACGGTAGAAACCTATTTAAACAACCAACTAGAAAACCCACCAGAAGCAATGACTGTTGGATATGTTGGTAACCTAGGCGATCGTCTAGATTGGCACTTGATTTATGATGTCATAAAAGCTTGCCCAGAAGTGACCTTTGTTTTTGTTGGTGGTATCGATGTATCTGCTGAAGAAATGAGCGCAGATTGGCATACAGCCCTGAAGGCAGTTCTTAAAATGCCTAATGTCCGTTATGTTGGAAAAGTCCCATCCGACCAAGTTGCACAGTATTACTCATCTTTTGCAATCAATTGGATTCCCTACGTAGTGCAGCACTCGTTTAATCAAGCCGCTTGTCCTACCAAAATTATGGATGGTATTGCTAGTGGTCGCCCAATTCTCAGTACTGATATCCCAGAATGCCGTTTATATCCTGAGTGGATTACTATTGTTCACAATGTAGAAAATGCTGTCACGTACATACGCAAGCAACTAGCCTTTTCTCAACAGCCTGAAGCCTACGAAAAAAGCTTGCATCAACTAAGATTTGCTCAGCAAAATACTTGGCAAGTTCGCGCCCAGGCTCTTGAAAATTTACTACGGCAATTGTAG
- a CDS encoding DegT/DnrJ/EryC1/StrS family aminotransferase yields MSEKMQSIPIAKPWMGEAEVEAAKRPILSGWVTQGPEVAAFEQEFAAYVGSKYACAVSNCTTALHLALLAVGVQPGDEVITVSHSYIATANSIRYCGAIPVFVDIEPQSYNINPLLIESAISDRTRAILIVHQMGMPCNLKAILDVARRYELPVIEDAACAIGSEILWDGQWEKIGKPHGDIACFSFHPRKVISTGDGGMITTNNPEWDKLFRLWRQHGMSVPDTVRHGAKQVIFESYPMLGFNYRMTDIQAAVGREQLKRLPEIVERRRYLAQRYQELLADVPGLKLPTEPAWTRSNWQSYCVRLPEKCDQVQVMQAMLDAGISTRRGIMCAHRESAYQSEAWSCGIDANTCDCQKGKCQRLTESEQAQERSIILPLFHQMTEQEQDCVVGTLTTICKV; encoded by the coding sequence ATGTCTGAGAAAATGCAAAGTATTCCCATTGCTAAACCATGGATGGGTGAAGCAGAAGTTGAGGCGGCTAAACGTCCTATTCTGTCTGGTTGGGTTACCCAAGGACCCGAAGTTGCGGCTTTTGAGCAGGAGTTTGCAGCATATGTGGGGTCAAAGTATGCTTGTGCTGTTTCTAATTGCACCACAGCACTGCATCTGGCATTGTTAGCTGTCGGTGTGCAGCCTGGGGACGAGGTGATTACCGTCAGCCACTCCTATATTGCTACGGCTAATAGTATTCGTTACTGTGGCGCAATTCCCGTGTTTGTGGATATTGAACCGCAGTCATACAATATTAATCCGTTATTAATTGAGTCGGCGATTAGCGATCGCACTCGTGCTATTCTCATTGTTCATCAGATGGGAATGCCTTGTAACCTCAAAGCCATCTTAGATGTTGCCCGTCGCTATGAGTTACCAGTCATAGAAGATGCAGCTTGTGCGATCGGCAGTGAAATTCTTTGGGATGGGCAATGGGAAAAAATTGGCAAACCCCATGGGGATATTGCCTGTTTCTCCTTCCATCCCCGCAAAGTGATTTCCACTGGCGATGGTGGGATGATAACGACAAACAATCCTGAATGGGATAAGCTGTTTCGCCTTTGGCGACAACATGGGATGAGCGTTCCTGATACAGTGCGTCACGGTGCCAAGCAAGTTATTTTTGAGTCTTACCCCATGTTGGGTTTCAACTATCGCATGACTGATATCCAAGCAGCAGTCGGGCGGGAACAACTCAAACGCCTACCAGAAATTGTAGAACGCCGCCGTTATTTGGCACAGCGATATCAGGAACTGTTAGCAGATGTGCCAGGATTGAAATTACCGACTGAGCCAGCGTGGACAAGAAGCAACTGGCAAAGCTATTGTGTACGTTTACCAGAGAAGTGTGACCAAGTGCAAGTCATGCAGGCGATGTTAGATGCAGGTATTTCGACACGGCGTGGAATTATGTGCGCTCACCGCGAAAGTGCATATCAAAGTGAAGCTTGGTCTTGTGGAATAGATGCTAATACCTGTGATTGCCAAAAGGGAAAGTGTCAGCGCTTAACTGAAAGCGAACAGGCTCAGGAGCGTTCCATAATTTTGCCATTGTTCCATCAAATGACTGAACAAGAACAAGATTGTGTCGTCGGGACTTTGACAACGATTTGTAAAGTCTAA
- a CDS encoding right-handed parallel beta-helix repeat-containing protein — MNVVDFGPLTSGITNDPNIIAANTATIQSAINSVGTKGGGNVYIPAGQYQVTPPSLTVKEPSSIVINYDNIVLFGDGIGKTVLHSRGDWSVIDGNVVRGHGIMVQGTLNPKQPRKNVVIKNLELSGGINGFTGNNKWPADPMSGDGWDLSHKGIVLDFNTSLDNITIDSVYVHDFRGEVIYGGGDGIQKVILSNSKLHNSNAAMLSIEADLIVTNCEFSQTATAWVENAALSPNKSYYFEQCIFQNSTYHGLVLTLGKFPSIHKHIITNCSFHKSLSGICAFEINNLLIKDNNFYDCDSAFLTSRKNNDIEFVNNKIIGETKPSITANLTGEISNIYIYNNYHFCNERLEKNACIFYFGDFQNIVIEENHFENCRTPEQSTSLTNERPLFRNNQYIKVERRELQGIANFWQKPPYIVEPKCEEIIVHNHTGNPIINVDMSTERYVNGQEVLIIGGASNAQVKFPQSSTTVKCQSDRYLSGKGEQLKLKFQKSDRKWYEVSYKTTM, encoded by the coding sequence GTGAATGTTGTAGACTTTGGACCGCTCACAAGTGGTATTACTAACGACCCTAATATTATTGCAGCCAACACAGCTACCATTCAGTCTGCCATTAATTCAGTTGGGACAAAAGGTGGCGGAAATGTTTACATACCTGCAGGTCAATATCAAGTGACTCCACCTTCTTTAACTGTTAAAGAACCATCTTCAATTGTGATTAACTACGATAATATCGTGCTTTTCGGGGATGGTATTGGAAAAACGGTTCTTCATAGTCGAGGAGACTGGTCTGTTATTGATGGAAATGTTGTCAGGGGTCACGGAATTATGGTTCAGGGTACTCTCAACCCCAAACAACCAAGGAAAAATGTTGTCATCAAAAATTTAGAATTAAGTGGTGGTATAAATGGATTCACAGGAAATAATAAATGGCCAGCTGACCCCATGAGTGGAGATGGCTGGGATCTGAGCCATAAAGGGATTGTTTTAGATTTTAATACCAGCTTAGACAACATCACTATTGATTCTGTTTACGTGCATGACTTTAGAGGAGAGGTCATTTATGGTGGTGGAGATGGAATTCAAAAAGTCATTTTATCAAACAGTAAATTGCATAATTCCAATGCGGCAATGCTGAGTATTGAAGCAGATTTAATTGTAACTAACTGTGAATTTTCTCAAACGGCAACCGCTTGGGTTGAAAATGCAGCTTTATCACCCAACAAGTCTTATTATTTTGAGCAATGTATCTTTCAAAATTCTACTTATCATGGTTTAGTTTTAACACTAGGTAAATTCCCGTCCATTCATAAGCACATCATTACTAACTGCTCATTTCACAAATCACTTTCTGGTATTTGTGCTTTTGAGATTAATAATCTTCTGATAAAAGATAATAACTTTTATGATTGCGATAGTGCTTTTTTAACAAGTAGAAAAAACAATGATATTGAATTTGTCAACAATAAAATTATTGGAGAGACTAAACCATCAATTACAGCAAATTTAACAGGTGAAATAAGTAATATCTATATTTACAATAATTATCATTTTTGTAACGAGCGGCTTGAGAAAAATGCTTGCATATTTTATTTTGGAGATTTCCAAAATATAGTGATAGAAGAAAATCATTTTGAAAATTGTCGAACTCCTGAACAATCTACTAGTTTGACAAATGAGAGACCCTTATTTCGCAACAATCAATATATAAAGGTTGAGCGACGAGAATTACAGGGAATAGCTAATTTCTGGCAGAAACCACCTTACATTGTTGAGCCAAAATGTGAAGAAATTATAGTACATAACCATACAGGTAATCCAATCATCAACGTCGATATGAGTACCGAACGCTATGTTAATGGGCAAGAGGTTCTTATTATAGGTGGTGCAAGTAACGCACAAGTAAAATTTCCTCAAAGCTCTACTACTGTTAAATGTCAAAGTGATAGATATTTGAGTGGTAAGGGCGAACAACTAAAACTGAAATTTCAAAAATCCGATCGGAAATGGTATGAAGTTTCGTATAAAACAACAATGTAG
- a CDS encoding SDR family NAD(P)-dependent oxidoreductase — protein sequence MSNKRVLITGGAGLVGSHIADLLVKEGTSEIIILDNFTRGRRENLAWARENGHLVLVEGDIRDRELLADVMQRVDVVFHQAAIRITQCAEEPRLALEVLADGTFNVLEAAVNAGVKKVVAASSASIYGMAEEFPTTESHHPYNNRTLYGAAKTFNEGLLRSFYDMYGLDYVALRYFNVYGPRMDIYGVYTEVLIRWMDRIAAGQPPLIFGDGKQTMDFVYIEDIARANILAAKADVTDEVFNVASGVETSLNDLACTLAKVMGSDLKPEYGPERKVNAVQRRLADASKAKKLLGFEAQVSLEEGLARLVNWWREQKLAKETSNV from the coding sequence ATGTCAAATAAACGAGTCTTGATTACAGGTGGAGCCGGTTTGGTTGGCTCACACATTGCCGATCTGCTAGTTAAAGAAGGAACTTCTGAGATTATTATCCTAGATAACTTCACACGTGGGCGGCGTGAGAACTTAGCTTGGGCAAGAGAAAACGGGCATTTGGTTCTTGTTGAAGGTGACATTCGCGATCGCGAACTGTTAGCTGATGTCATGCAACGTGTAGATGTCGTCTTTCATCAAGCAGCTATCCGTATCACTCAATGTGCTGAAGAACCGCGTCTGGCTTTGGAAGTACTGGCAGATGGGACTTTTAATGTATTGGAAGCAGCAGTCAATGCCGGGGTGAAAAAAGTAGTCGCGGCTTCATCCGCTTCCATTTACGGTATGGCAGAAGAGTTTCCTACGACAGAATCCCATCACCCTTATAATAACCGCACCCTCTACGGTGCGGCTAAGACTTTTAACGAGGGTTTGTTACGCAGTTTCTATGATATGTATGGCTTAGACTATGTAGCGTTGCGCTATTTCAACGTTTACGGTCCGCGCATGGATATTTACGGTGTATATACTGAGGTGTTGATTCGCTGGATGGATCGCATCGCCGCAGGTCAGCCACCCTTGATTTTTGGTGATGGTAAGCAGACCATGGATTTTGTTTATATTGAAGATATTGCCAGAGCTAACATTTTGGCTGCTAAAGCGGATGTGACTGACGAAGTGTTTAACGTTGCAAGTGGCGTTGAAACCAGTCTTAATGACTTAGCTTGTACTCTAGCAAAAGTGATGGGGTCAGATTTAAAACCAGAATACGGTCCAGAACGTAAAGTGAACGCCGTGCAGCGCCGACTTGCAGACGCAAGCAAAGCTAAGAAATTACTTGGTTTTGAGGCACAAGTTTCCTTGGAAGAAGGATTGGCTCGTTTGGTCAATTGGTGGCGGGAACAAAAATTGGCAAAGGAAACAAGCAATGTCTGA
- a CDS encoding glycosyltransferase family 4 protein — translation MKVCWLIPSDRSGGITPVALSCCEQAAKAGHKTTMLLLATPTRISTNNNFQVSSLGLYANAPEAPAALLRWLKDNPQDVVFFNACGEFDVAIPYVPPNTKCVYVVHDTASQYWHQALKEEQNLEAIVAVSETVANQFRHRLKQTQKLFVISNGCVFPEQIELNVLQENDLLFLGGDNPLKGAFDVLKLWKQLVKMGFAGKLHWFGHVSAEFKAQIERLPNSEHIHVRGHVQRDFIFSTAASTKVLLMLSRVEPFGMATIEAMSMGCVPVAWDINTGTKEIVKAKTTGLFVPLGNTQALAKAVLDVCENYQTFHAAVIEHARSNFNAAVMWKGYESLIDRISTLEPIERSQRGQQPTAYQPPIRRFQLLPTPLRSAIREFIGRSPYLGYWLRDLRGW, via the coding sequence ATGAAAGTCTGTTGGCTAATTCCTAGCGATCGCAGTGGTGGAATCACTCCTGTTGCTTTATCTTGTTGCGAACAAGCTGCCAAAGCGGGGCATAAAACAACTATGCTCTTGCTGGCTACACCCACTAGAATAAGTACTAACAATAATTTCCAAGTATCGTCTTTAGGGTTGTATGCTAATGCACCAGAAGCACCCGCAGCTCTACTGCGATGGTTGAAAGACAATCCACAGGACGTGGTATTTTTTAATGCCTGTGGAGAATTTGATGTTGCGATTCCTTACGTACCCCCGAACACTAAGTGTGTTTATGTTGTTCATGATACTGCTTCTCAGTACTGGCATCAAGCCCTTAAAGAAGAACAAAATTTAGAGGCAATAGTTGCTGTATCAGAGACTGTAGCTAATCAGTTCCGACATCGGTTAAAACAAACTCAGAAACTTTTTGTGATTTCCAACGGTTGCGTTTTCCCAGAACAAATCGAACTGAACGTTTTGCAGGAAAATGACCTACTTTTCTTGGGTGGTGATAATCCCCTCAAAGGAGCATTTGATGTCCTGAAGTTGTGGAAACAGTTAGTTAAAATGGGGTTTGCAGGAAAGTTACATTGGTTCGGTCATGTGAGTGCAGAATTTAAGGCTCAAATTGAGCGGTTGCCTAATTCCGAACATATTCATGTTCGCGGTCATGTTCAACGTGACTTTATCTTTTCTACTGCTGCATCAACCAAAGTTTTGCTGATGCTTAGTCGAGTTGAGCCATTTGGTATGGCTACAATTGAAGCAATGAGTATGGGATGTGTACCAGTTGCCTGGGATATAAACACGGGAACAAAAGAAATAGTCAAGGCGAAAACTACAGGGTTGTTTGTACCTTTAGGTAACACACAAGCCTTGGCTAAAGCAGTGCTTGATGTTTGTGAAAATTATCAAACTTTTCATGCTGCTGTGATTGAACATGCACGGTCAAACTTTAATGCAGCAGTCATGTGGAAGGGATACGAATCTCTGATTGATCGCATTTCTACCCTTGAACCAATTGAAAGGAGTCAAAGGGGTCAGCAACCAACAGCTTATCAACCTCCAATTCGACGTTTTCAGCTTTTGCCCACCCCTTTACGTTCAGCCATTAGAGAATTTATTGGGCGATCGCCTTATCTTGGTTACTGGCTGAGAGATTTGCGTGGTTGGTGA
- a CDS encoding FkbM family methyltransferase, producing MKSIQDISGLVSIRGHHFYANLIKSDSVVIDLGAHLGQFSHEVSQLFGCQCYAVEALPSLHKKIQETHLIKKFNYAISDSNEPVQFCVTDNPEFNHIGNWAVSAVKEKITVEGISLESFMKKCQIQSIDLLKVDIEGAEIDLFNSINDETLCKVKQLTVEFHDFVFPIHKEVEAIKERLKSLGFACIVFSKANNGDVLFLNKTQCYIPLWNFVYILYFSKYVRGFIRMFIRFFN from the coding sequence ATGAAATCTATCCAAGATATATCTGGGTTGGTCTCAATTAGAGGTCATCACTTTTACGCCAATTTAATCAAATCTGACTCTGTCGTTATTGACTTAGGTGCTCATTTAGGTCAGTTCTCTCATGAAGTCAGTCAGCTATTTGGATGCCAATGCTATGCAGTGGAAGCTCTACCTTCTTTACACAAAAAGATTCAGGAAACACATTTAATCAAAAAATTTAACTATGCAATATCTGACTCAAATGAGCCAGTACAATTTTGCGTGACAGATAATCCAGAATTTAATCATATAGGTAACTGGGCTGTTAGTGCTGTTAAAGAAAAGATTACTGTTGAAGGAATTTCTCTGGAAAGTTTTATGAAAAAGTGTCAGATCCAAAGTATAGATTTACTAAAAGTAGATATTGAAGGTGCAGAAATTGATTTATTTAACTCGATTAATGATGAAACACTTTGTAAAGTCAAACAATTAACTGTTGAATTTCACGATTTTGTATTTCCCATTCACAAAGAAGTTGAAGCCATAAAAGAACGCTTAAAATCTTTAGGATTTGCTTGCATAGTCTTTTCAAAGGCTAATAATGGAGACGTTTTATTTCTCAACAAAACCCAATGTTATATACCATTATGGAATTTTGTTTATATTCTCTATTTTTCTAAATATGTAAGAGGTTTCATCAGAATGTTTATTAGATTTTTCAATTAG
- a CDS encoding glycosyltransferase: protein METIANDRLNLWREEGQRIIQKNFQVFRSLLEQARDFVRCGNYDAAAVYAKMAAVCANFNHCGLFASPELEQVLIEIGRKALPKDCYSNKGKATPPTPKNVLHIATSVVGFGGHGRMLRRWIQQDTERYHSLVITEEPRAVIPKLLSEAVTKSGGKIYVLNETIGSLISWAKQLREIAAAADTIVLHIYNYDVIPIIAFADRENLPTIIFLNHTDHNFWLGGSICDVLANLRESGMRLSQKRRGIEPERNALLPTLVEPIQRVLSRQEAKQQLGLSENGVLLLSIARATKYQTIDGISYADAHVPLLQKYQQAVLIVIGSGERDDWLDAIERTQGRIISLPERLDTAVFYQAADIYVDSYPFISNTSLLEAGSYGVPLVTRYPYSSDICEILGADMPGLTGNLIRVRDLKEYTVVLSRLVEDEDLRLNLGEATKNKILQTHVGEYWLSSLDKIYHLAATVSRHTPPSAAIDRMLLEEPDVFIPHVYGCDFDFDQLIRSHLTIMPIRQRLHHWLKLYKNHGFRHTSSPLGQLAPFKFLIPEWLLWQIKRSLR, encoded by the coding sequence ATGGAGACGATCGCTAACGATAGACTCAACCTTTGGCGAGAAGAAGGTCAGCGCATCATTCAAAAAAATTTTCAGGTGTTCCGCAGTTTGCTGGAACAAGCGAGAGATTTTGTCCGATGCGGTAATTATGATGCAGCCGCTGTCTATGCCAAAATGGCAGCTGTTTGTGCAAATTTCAATCATTGCGGTCTTTTTGCCAGTCCCGAACTTGAACAGGTGCTCATAGAGATTGGCAGAAAAGCCCTGCCAAAAGACTGTTATTCAAACAAGGGTAAGGCTACACCCCCAACACCAAAGAACGTACTCCATATTGCTACCAGTGTAGTGGGTTTCGGTGGACATGGTAGGATGCTGCGCCGTTGGATTCAACAGGATACAGAACGTTATCATTCCCTTGTCATCACAGAGGAGCCACGAGCAGTCATACCAAAACTTCTCAGTGAAGCGGTAACGAAGAGTGGAGGTAAGATATACGTACTCAATGAAACGATTGGCAGTTTAATCTCTTGGGCAAAACAATTGCGGGAAATTGCAGCAGCAGCAGATACAATAGTACTACATATATATAATTACGATGTTATTCCGATAATTGCCTTTGCGGATCGGGAAAATTTGCCAACGATTATCTTTCTTAATCACACTGACCATAACTTTTGGTTAGGAGGGAGTATTTGCGATGTTTTGGCAAACCTCCGTGAATCTGGGATGCGCCTTTCACAAAAGCGCAGAGGAATTGAACCAGAACGTAACGCACTGCTTCCGACTCTTGTGGAACCTATTCAGAGGGTACTTTCTCGCCAAGAGGCAAAGCAACAGCTAGGTTTATCGGAGAACGGTGTCTTGCTGCTTTCCATTGCTAGAGCAACTAAGTATCAAACCATTGATGGCATAAGCTATGCTGATGCTCATGTTCCCCTGTTACAAAAATATCAACAAGCTGTTCTGATTGTCATTGGTTCAGGAGAGAGAGACGATTGGTTGGATGCGATTGAGAGAACTCAGGGGAGAATCATCTCATTACCAGAGCGGTTAGACACAGCTGTTTTTTACCAAGCTGCTGACATTTACGTTGATTCATACCCCTTTATCTCAAATACTTCATTACTAGAAGCAGGGAGTTACGGAGTCCCGTTGGTAACTCGATACCCCTATTCCTCAGATATATGTGAAATTCTAGGTGCTGATATGCCCGGTTTGACGGGTAATCTTATACGCGTGCGAGATCTTAAAGAATATACGGTAGTTTTATCACGGTTAGTAGAAGATGAAGATTTGCGGCTAAACCTTGGAGAAGCAACCAAAAACAAAATTCTACAAACCCACGTAGGCGAATATTGGCTGAGTTCTTTAGATAAAATTTATCACCTTGCAGCGACTGTGTCCAGACACACTCCACCATCAGCTGCAATAGATCGAATGTTGCTTGAAGAACCAGATGTTTTTATACCACACGTTTATGGTTGTGATTTCGATTTTGACCAACTGATTCGATCTCATCTCACAATCATGCCTATCAGACAACGTTTACATCACTGGTTGAAGCTGTACAAAAATCATGGTTTTCGTCATACAAGTAGTCCCCTTGGTCAGCTTGCACCTTTCAAATTCTTAATACCCGAATGGCTGCTTTGGCAAATTAAAAGAAGTTTGAGATGA
- a CDS encoding methionyl-tRNA formyltransferase, whose product MANVLLIGMGITTLSALESLASKCHVQAVVRNVNPDSNTDDPVVNFAHKAGIPIFSETSKEQIKSLVLKFQPDCVVVSSYNYILPPGLIELSTFVNVHYSPLPHYRGRANVNWAIVNDESCAAIAIHKLSAELDGGNILFQKLIPIRYEDTVADLYRQLNEIQRQHLGETVIKLLHGYQGTVQNNAEATYGCTRLPEDGEINWSASTRSIDCLIRALVFPFPGAYTHLLGRKLLIWQAKIVNDPPSYIGRIPGRIIDRSKTEGYVDVLTGDGVLRIYEVQFEGEEKTAAANIIKSVKSTLGLKASDLLERIQTLEQEIIRLKENVK is encoded by the coding sequence ATGGCTAATGTCCTTTTAATTGGAATGGGTATTACCACCTTAAGTGCTTTAGAATCTTTAGCTTCTAAATGCCACGTTCAAGCAGTAGTCAGAAATGTAAACCCCGATTCCAATACAGACGATCCTGTTGTTAATTTTGCTCACAAAGCAGGTATCCCAATATTTTCAGAGACTTCCAAGGAGCAGATTAAATCGCTAGTATTAAAATTTCAGCCAGATTGTGTGGTGGTTTCATCATACAATTACATTCTGCCACCGGGTCTCATTGAACTGTCTACTTTTGTCAATGTTCATTATTCCCCCTTACCTCATTATCGGGGTCGTGCCAATGTGAATTGGGCGATCGTTAATGATGAATCTTGTGCAGCGATCGCAATTCATAAGCTCAGCGCTGAACTAGATGGGGGAAATATTCTCTTTCAGAAACTTATTCCCATTCGTTATGAGGATACTGTAGCCGATCTATATCGCCAGTTAAATGAGATTCAGCGACAGCATTTAGGAGAAACGGTTATTAAATTATTACATGGTTATCAAGGAACTGTACAAAATAACGCCGAAGCTACCTATGGTTGTACTCGCCTTCCTGAAGATGGTGAAATTAATTGGTCTGCATCAACCAGAAGCATAGACTGTCTGATTCGGGCATTAGTCTTTCCCTTCCCTGGCGCTTATACACACTTACTTGGGCGAAAATTGCTGATATGGCAAGCCAAGATAGTTAACGATCCTCCTTCCTATATAGGACGCATCCCAGGCAGAATAATCGACAGATCGAAAACAGAAGGTTATGTTGATGTGCTGACAGGGGATGGAGTACTAAGAATTTATGAAGTTCAATTTGAAGGCGAAGAAAAGACAGCAGCAGCAAACATCATTAAGTCTGTTAAAAGTACTTTAGGTCTAAAGGCATCTGACTTACTAGAACGCATTCAAACTCTGGAACAGGAAATAATCAGGTTAAAAGAAAATGTCAAATAA
- a CDS encoding glycosyltransferase family 4 protein: MIKVFIACSGLGHVQRGFESFTRECFDTLIGEPSIQLTLFKGAGQPHEKEVTLWNLPRSDGKAIQLGKLTGRTGYNIEQSTFFLSLLPHIYRENPDIIYFSDINLGHALWHWRRFTKKRYKLLFSNGSPQEPPFPRWDYIQQLTPFHLQQALDAGVPVENQSLVPYGFHISPQLQRLTPSEQKSLRVKLGLPDNQPLILSVGMIDKSHKRMDYLIREVASLPQPRPYLLLLGQQDIESYEVINLGVQLLGSENFQVRTVKQHEVLSYYKVADLFVLASLREGLPRVLVEAMSYGLPCLVHDYAITKFVVGKDGYLANFQLTGSLANLITQVLAEGYSESKYYLRHRNIYNRFSWEQLRPSYIEMIQQCANVENLVSHNDSFQLSQSAIAVQNKL, encoded by the coding sequence ATGATTAAAGTTTTTATAGCTTGCTCTGGGCTTGGACACGTACAGCGTGGTTTCGAGTCGTTTACACGTGAATGTTTTGATACATTAATAGGTGAACCCTCGATTCAGCTAACACTCTTTAAAGGAGCCGGACAACCTCATGAGAAAGAGGTGACTTTGTGGAATTTACCTCGCAGTGATGGGAAAGCTATTCAACTAGGTAAATTAACAGGAAGAACTGGCTACAACATAGAACAATCGACATTTTTTTTGAGTCTGTTACCACATATTTATCGAGAAAACCCAGACATAATCTACTTCAGTGATATCAACTTAGGTCACGCGCTTTGGCACTGGCGACGTTTCACTAAAAAAAGATATAAACTTTTATTCTCAAATGGCTCTCCACAAGAACCTCCTTTTCCAAGATGGGATTACATACAACAACTGACTCCATTTCACTTGCAACAAGCTTTAGATGCAGGAGTTCCAGTAGAAAACCAAAGTTTGGTTCCTTATGGGTTCCACATTTCACCACAATTACAAAGACTTACGCCTTCTGAACAGAAAAGTTTACGCGTTAAGCTCGGATTACCTGACAATCAGCCCTTAATCCTTTCTGTAGGAATGATTGATAAATCTCACAAGCGAATGGATTATCTGATTCGTGAGGTTGCTAGCTTACCTCAGCCACGACCTTATCTTTTATTATTGGGACAACAAGACATAGAGTCTTATGAAGTTATTAACCTTGGGGTTCAATTATTAGGTTCTGAGAATTTTCAAGTAAGAACTGTTAAACAGCATGAGGTTTTGAGTTATTATAAAGTTGCCGATCTTTTTGTACTAGCTTCTTTACGAGAAGGGTTACCACGAGTGCTTGTAGAGGCGATGTCTTACGGTCTTCCCTGTTTGGTACATGATTATGCAATCACCAAATTTGTAGTAGGAAAAGATGGATATTTAGCGAATTTTCAATTGACAGGAAGTTTAGCAAATTTAATAACTCAGGTACTAGCAGAAGGTTATAGTGAGTCTAAATATTACCTTCGTCATCGCAACATCTACAATCGATTTAGTTGGGAGCAACTTCGTCCCTCTTATATTGAGATGATTCAACAATGTGCCAATGTTGAAAATTTAGTTTCTCATAACGATTCATTTCAACTTAGCCAGAGCGCGATCGCTGTTCAAAACAAGTTGTGA